In Amyelois transitella isolate CPQ chromosome 13, ilAmyTran1.1, whole genome shotgun sequence, a genomic segment contains:
- the LOC106141402 gene encoding ubiquitin conjugation factor E4 A isoform X2, with protein sequence MSEPNNPFAGLIGVQNNSSEVANTPLDVNSKQLPEEAIILVNTMVENVFHLTINPNAVEERSSDKQLVYLEELAEATKPKMHIDLEALEQALFERLLLTDVESYVIPKVTKSYKEHVIQKQVFPYLFCSLQNLQTYEQSNSIIIKNAIQKMRELIFRNAVTALKQPALFEDQDFSIQLVDLLKHVDPQSHTFLLDIVKSFVEDESETLRQLKETMIPVLQRIHTDVNKSTLINLPIYVLPSIHLFASNPYLASILMDACEPKLETKGIHYQDSVIGALLSLSVLPRTATSLHEFFDNPMDQGATSLIETSIWNASSHLSNNMHKIFLTLLKGGPQLKNRLLTWIGKCLKANVARGKLWNVQAGEVSAATLNCVSDGFMLNLGAVLLQLCQPFCTTADDPKSLKIDPTYPAVTPEECPSKSVHLDCLHSETCLLPAREDDNGQPVKRPVAETYSFVTECFFMTQKCIDLGIRVCAEKLWRTGHDLGRAQRAMADVAAGAHHLLEPMRQRTHHLMTRFVSLRCALHENDMLSNLIRLQATTCNWLVQVAVRHDVGPQSYAPGTVVPVDMPIVTPPPDTLRCVPEFVLENIVVLITMSRRTDGGASSEADIAALLRPAMSLVLAFMGDSTRTYNPHLRARLAECVEAMLPNHPDDQQQLSSLASFSREQLFKEHPHRLQLVPCLLDVFVGIEMTGQSVQFEQKFNYRRPMYLVMDFLWGIEEHREAFTRLAKEAEANMEAVQPPIFLRFVNLLMNDAIFLLDEALTNMAQIRTLQAAQESGAWSNLPPHEREQQLSNLSHIGMLARFDNILGRDTIRTLVRLTAHAPYVFCHPTLVERIASMLNYFLLHLVGPNKKNFKVKDMKEYEFDPASTVLDICRMYVELGSNERFCGAVSDDGRSYSPQLFTLAEAVLVRIGGGGLIGSLQEVATRVSRLAEQKQRDEEILANAPEEFLDPIMSTLMMDPVILPSSRTTVDRTTIARHLLSDQSDPFNRSPLSMDQVKSNTELKEKIHAWIAEQKQKIAQTQSIAD encoded by the exons ATGTCTGAACCAAATAATCCATTTGCGGGCTTGATAGGAGTTCAAAACAACAGTTCTGAGGTTGCAAACACACCTTTAGATGTCAATTCAAAACAGTTACCAGAGGAAGCAATTATCTTAGTAAACACTATGGTGGAAAATGTTTTCCACCTCACTATCAACCCAAACGCTGTGGAAGAACGTTCGTCCGACAAACAATTGGTCTATTTAGAGGAACTAGCTGAAGCTACAAAACCAAAAATGCACATTGATCTAGAAGCACTTGAACAAGCACTATTTGAAAGATTACTCTTAACTGATGTAGAGTCTTATGTTATACCAAAAGTTACAAAGTCTTACAAAGAACATGTTATTCAGAAACAAGTTTTtccttacttattttgttcatTACAAAATTTGCAAACTTATGAACAGAGCAACtccataattattaaaaatgcaattcAAAAGATGAGGGaattaatatttagaaatGCAGTAACAGCTCTAAAGCAGCCAGCACTTTTTGAGGACcaagatttttcaattcaactaGTGGATCTTTTAAAACATGTAGATCCTCAAAGCCATACATTTTTGTTAGATATAGTGAAATCTTTTGTGGAGGAtg aGAGTGAGACTCTGCGGCAGTTGAAGGAGACAATGATACCAGTTTTACAAAGAATTCATACAGATGTTAACAAATCCACATTGATCAATCTGCCTATTTATGTTTTGCCATCTATACATTTATTTgcta GTAATCCTTATTTGGCTTCCATCCTAATGGATGCTTGTGAACCAAAATTAGAGACAAAAGGTATCCACTACCAGGACTCTGTAATTGGTGCTCTACTCAGTCTTTCTGTACTGCCAAGAACTGCCACATCTCTTCATGAATTCTTTGACAATCCTATGGATCAG GGTGCTACATCATTAATTGAGACATCAATTTGGAATGCGTCATCACACCTTTCCAACAACatgcacaaaatatttttaacactgCTCAAAGGTGGCCCACAATTAAAAAACAGATTGTTGACTTGGATAGGAAAATGTCTGAAAGCAAATGTCGCCAGGGGAAAATTGTGGAATGTacag gCCGGGGAAGTTAGTGCTGCAACGCTGAATTGTGTGTCAGATGGCTTCATGTTAAACTTGGGTGCAGTACTGTTGCAACTTTGCCAGCCATTCTGTACTACAGCAGATGATCCGAAGTCACTCAAAATTGATCCTACATACCCTGCTGTTACT cCTGAAGAATGTccatcaaaatctgttcacTTGGATTGCTTGCACAGTGAGACTTGCCTCCTGCCCGCTCGCGAGGATGATAATGGCCAACCAGTCAAGAGGCCTGTGGCAGAAACCTATAGTTTTGTCACAGAATGTTTTTTCATGACACAGAAGTGTATTGATTTGG GTATCCGGGTATGCGCTGAGAAGTTGTGGCGGACCGGCCATGATCTGGGCCGCGCTCAGCGGGCGATGGCCGACGTGGCGGCCGGGGCACACCATCTGCTGGAACCCATGCGACAGAGGACCCATCATCTTATGACCAG attCGTCAGCCTCCGTTGCGCACTCCACGAGAACGATATGTTAAGCAACTTGATTCGCCTTCAAGCTACAACTTGCAACTGGCTCGTGCAAGTAGCAGTTCGTCATGACGTCGGCCCACAAAGTTACGCGCCCGGGACTGTGGTACCCGTGGATATGCCTATAGTGACTCCCCCGCCTGATACTTTAAG GTGCGTTCCAGAGTTCGTGTTAGAAAACATCGTGGTCCTGATCACGATGTCGCGACGAACTGACGGCGGCGCGAGCTCGGAGGCCGACATCGCGGCGCTGCTGCGGCCCGCCATGTCGCTAGTGCTGGCCTTCATGGGGGACTCCACGCGCACCTACAACCCGCATCTCAG AGCGCGCCTAGCAGAGTGTGTGGAAGCAATGCTGCCGAACCACCCGGACGATCAGCAACAGCTCAGCAGTCTAGCGTCCTTCTCACGGGAACAGCTTTTCAAAGAACATCCTCATAGATTACAG ctCGTACCATGCCTCCTGGACGTGTTCGTGGGCATAGAAATGACGGGGCAGAGCGTTCAATTCGAGCAGAAGTTCAACTATCGCCGGCCGATGTACCTCGTCATGGATTTCTTGTGGGGCATTGAAGAGCACAGAGAGGCGTTCAC acgaCTTGCTAAAGAGGCTGAAGCCAATATGGAGGCCGTACAGCCACCCATTTTCCTGCGTTTCGTCAACCTTCTGATGAATGATGCTATATTCTTATTAGACGAAGCACTCACTAATATGGCTCAAATACGCACCCTGCAGGCTGCCCA ggAAAGTGGCGCCTGGTCGAACTTGCCTCCGCACGAGCGCGAACAGCAACTATCCAACCTCTCCCACATCGGAATGCTCGCTCGCTTTGACAACATTCTCGGACGCGATACTATCCGCACCCTTGTGCGTCTCACTGCGCACGCGCCCTACGTGTTCTGTCATCCGACACTAGTTGAACGCATCGCCTCTATGCTCAATTACTTCTTGTTGCACCTTGTCGGGCCAAACAAGAAGAACTTCAAA gtGAAAGACATGAAAGAGTACGAGTTCGACCCGGCGAGTACGGTGCTCGACATATGCCGCATGTACGTGGAGCTCGGCAGCAACGAGAGATTCTGCGGCGCCGTGTCCGACGACGGCCGCTCCTACAGCCCGCAGCTGTTCACACTCGCCGAGGCCGTGCTAG TACGCATCGGCGGTGGCGGCCTCATAGGTTCACTGCAAGAAGTGGCGACACGCGTCAGCCGCCTCGCTGAACAGAAGCAACGTGACGAAGAGATCCTTGCGAATGCGCCTGAAGAGTTCCTGGACCCTATCATGAGTACCTTGATGATGGACCCGGTCATACTGCCCAGTTCTCGGACCACCGTCGATAGGACCACTATTGCCAG GCACCTTTTGAGCGACCAGTCTGATCCCTTCAACCGTTCGCCGTTGTCTATGGATCAAGTAAAGTCCAACACCGAACTCAAAGAGAAAATACATGCGTGGATTGCAGAACAGAAGCAGAAAATTGCTCAAACTCAGTCCATTGCTGACTAA
- the LOC106141402 gene encoding ubiquitin conjugation factor E4 A isoform X1, protein MSEPNNPFAGLIGVQNNSSEVANTPLDVNSKQLPEEAIILVNTMVENVFHLTINPNAVEERSSDKQLVYLEELAEATKPKMHIDLEALEQALFERLLLTDVESYVIPKVTKSYKEHVIQKQVFPYLFCSLQNLQTYEQSNSIIIKNAIQKMRELIFRNAVTALKQPALFEDQDFSIQLVDLLKHVDPQSHTFLLDIVKSFVEDEESETLRQLKETMIPVLQRIHTDVNKSTLINLPIYVLPSIHLFASNPYLASILMDACEPKLETKGIHYQDSVIGALLSLSVLPRTATSLHEFFDNPMDQGATSLIETSIWNASSHLSNNMHKIFLTLLKGGPQLKNRLLTWIGKCLKANVARGKLWNVQAGEVSAATLNCVSDGFMLNLGAVLLQLCQPFCTTADDPKSLKIDPTYPAVTPEECPSKSVHLDCLHSETCLLPAREDDNGQPVKRPVAETYSFVTECFFMTQKCIDLGIRVCAEKLWRTGHDLGRAQRAMADVAAGAHHLLEPMRQRTHHLMTRFVSLRCALHENDMLSNLIRLQATTCNWLVQVAVRHDVGPQSYAPGTVVPVDMPIVTPPPDTLRCVPEFVLENIVVLITMSRRTDGGASSEADIAALLRPAMSLVLAFMGDSTRTYNPHLRARLAECVEAMLPNHPDDQQQLSSLASFSREQLFKEHPHRLQLVPCLLDVFVGIEMTGQSVQFEQKFNYRRPMYLVMDFLWGIEEHREAFTRLAKEAEANMEAVQPPIFLRFVNLLMNDAIFLLDEALTNMAQIRTLQAAQESGAWSNLPPHEREQQLSNLSHIGMLARFDNILGRDTIRTLVRLTAHAPYVFCHPTLVERIASMLNYFLLHLVGPNKKNFKVKDMKEYEFDPASTVLDICRMYVELGSNERFCGAVSDDGRSYSPQLFTLAEAVLVRIGGGGLIGSLQEVATRVSRLAEQKQRDEEILANAPEEFLDPIMSTLMMDPVILPSSRTTVDRTTIARHLLSDQSDPFNRSPLSMDQVKSNTELKEKIHAWIAEQKQKIAQTQSIAD, encoded by the exons ATGTCTGAACCAAATAATCCATTTGCGGGCTTGATAGGAGTTCAAAACAACAGTTCTGAGGTTGCAAACACACCTTTAGATGTCAATTCAAAACAGTTACCAGAGGAAGCAATTATCTTAGTAAACACTATGGTGGAAAATGTTTTCCACCTCACTATCAACCCAAACGCTGTGGAAGAACGTTCGTCCGACAAACAATTGGTCTATTTAGAGGAACTAGCTGAAGCTACAAAACCAAAAATGCACATTGATCTAGAAGCACTTGAACAAGCACTATTTGAAAGATTACTCTTAACTGATGTAGAGTCTTATGTTATACCAAAAGTTACAAAGTCTTACAAAGAACATGTTATTCAGAAACAAGTTTTtccttacttattttgttcatTACAAAATTTGCAAACTTATGAACAGAGCAACtccataattattaaaaatgcaattcAAAAGATGAGGGaattaatatttagaaatGCAGTAACAGCTCTAAAGCAGCCAGCACTTTTTGAGGACcaagatttttcaattcaactaGTGGATCTTTTAAAACATGTAGATCCTCAAAGCCATACATTTTTGTTAGATATAGTGAAATCTTTTGTGGAGGAtg aagaGAGTGAGACTCTGCGGCAGTTGAAGGAGACAATGATACCAGTTTTACAAAGAATTCATACAGATGTTAACAAATCCACATTGATCAATCTGCCTATTTATGTTTTGCCATCTATACATTTATTTgcta GTAATCCTTATTTGGCTTCCATCCTAATGGATGCTTGTGAACCAAAATTAGAGACAAAAGGTATCCACTACCAGGACTCTGTAATTGGTGCTCTACTCAGTCTTTCTGTACTGCCAAGAACTGCCACATCTCTTCATGAATTCTTTGACAATCCTATGGATCAG GGTGCTACATCATTAATTGAGACATCAATTTGGAATGCGTCATCACACCTTTCCAACAACatgcacaaaatatttttaacactgCTCAAAGGTGGCCCACAATTAAAAAACAGATTGTTGACTTGGATAGGAAAATGTCTGAAAGCAAATGTCGCCAGGGGAAAATTGTGGAATGTacag gCCGGGGAAGTTAGTGCTGCAACGCTGAATTGTGTGTCAGATGGCTTCATGTTAAACTTGGGTGCAGTACTGTTGCAACTTTGCCAGCCATTCTGTACTACAGCAGATGATCCGAAGTCACTCAAAATTGATCCTACATACCCTGCTGTTACT cCTGAAGAATGTccatcaaaatctgttcacTTGGATTGCTTGCACAGTGAGACTTGCCTCCTGCCCGCTCGCGAGGATGATAATGGCCAACCAGTCAAGAGGCCTGTGGCAGAAACCTATAGTTTTGTCACAGAATGTTTTTTCATGACACAGAAGTGTATTGATTTGG GTATCCGGGTATGCGCTGAGAAGTTGTGGCGGACCGGCCATGATCTGGGCCGCGCTCAGCGGGCGATGGCCGACGTGGCGGCCGGGGCACACCATCTGCTGGAACCCATGCGACAGAGGACCCATCATCTTATGACCAG attCGTCAGCCTCCGTTGCGCACTCCACGAGAACGATATGTTAAGCAACTTGATTCGCCTTCAAGCTACAACTTGCAACTGGCTCGTGCAAGTAGCAGTTCGTCATGACGTCGGCCCACAAAGTTACGCGCCCGGGACTGTGGTACCCGTGGATATGCCTATAGTGACTCCCCCGCCTGATACTTTAAG GTGCGTTCCAGAGTTCGTGTTAGAAAACATCGTGGTCCTGATCACGATGTCGCGACGAACTGACGGCGGCGCGAGCTCGGAGGCCGACATCGCGGCGCTGCTGCGGCCCGCCATGTCGCTAGTGCTGGCCTTCATGGGGGACTCCACGCGCACCTACAACCCGCATCTCAG AGCGCGCCTAGCAGAGTGTGTGGAAGCAATGCTGCCGAACCACCCGGACGATCAGCAACAGCTCAGCAGTCTAGCGTCCTTCTCACGGGAACAGCTTTTCAAAGAACATCCTCATAGATTACAG ctCGTACCATGCCTCCTGGACGTGTTCGTGGGCATAGAAATGACGGGGCAGAGCGTTCAATTCGAGCAGAAGTTCAACTATCGCCGGCCGATGTACCTCGTCATGGATTTCTTGTGGGGCATTGAAGAGCACAGAGAGGCGTTCAC acgaCTTGCTAAAGAGGCTGAAGCCAATATGGAGGCCGTACAGCCACCCATTTTCCTGCGTTTCGTCAACCTTCTGATGAATGATGCTATATTCTTATTAGACGAAGCACTCACTAATATGGCTCAAATACGCACCCTGCAGGCTGCCCA ggAAAGTGGCGCCTGGTCGAACTTGCCTCCGCACGAGCGCGAACAGCAACTATCCAACCTCTCCCACATCGGAATGCTCGCTCGCTTTGACAACATTCTCGGACGCGATACTATCCGCACCCTTGTGCGTCTCACTGCGCACGCGCCCTACGTGTTCTGTCATCCGACACTAGTTGAACGCATCGCCTCTATGCTCAATTACTTCTTGTTGCACCTTGTCGGGCCAAACAAGAAGAACTTCAAA gtGAAAGACATGAAAGAGTACGAGTTCGACCCGGCGAGTACGGTGCTCGACATATGCCGCATGTACGTGGAGCTCGGCAGCAACGAGAGATTCTGCGGCGCCGTGTCCGACGACGGCCGCTCCTACAGCCCGCAGCTGTTCACACTCGCCGAGGCCGTGCTAG TACGCATCGGCGGTGGCGGCCTCATAGGTTCACTGCAAGAAGTGGCGACACGCGTCAGCCGCCTCGCTGAACAGAAGCAACGTGACGAAGAGATCCTTGCGAATGCGCCTGAAGAGTTCCTGGACCCTATCATGAGTACCTTGATGATGGACCCGGTCATACTGCCCAGTTCTCGGACCACCGTCGATAGGACCACTATTGCCAG GCACCTTTTGAGCGACCAGTCTGATCCCTTCAACCGTTCGCCGTTGTCTATGGATCAAGTAAAGTCCAACACCGAACTCAAAGAGAAAATACATGCGTGGATTGCAGAACAGAAGCAGAAAATTGCTCAAACTCAGTCCATTGCTGACTAA
- the LOC106139259 gene encoding glucocorticoid-induced transcript 1 protein produces MSGRVRKQSDCPVGKGPMRATLPVSSVMKQSGGLKKSTGNSPTLSPTNLWRRISPDHALSGQRSPGAVNYKGKGRFGSNVIRRTASLDTLYQKGQWSRDYYLHAGQLQVDKSTQTDDGGGASGRSSRSSDDDKLDRFRRSRLQRAHKPTASGDSAQSMSPGYWSRFGTGSVPLRAARSSVEGLNQEIEKLVLYPASGTQTPHIDRLRDKVTPEGHRAPLAELLRRSVNTQTPHDLCHTTHSSGGSVCSSPDLDGSKLGTSPQINRFLAREPPDGCEKVNLKAGEGAYSEPLLVLKPAVGGFTLRVSQGSAFQPLQPPEPEAEPH; encoded by the exons ATGTCGGGACGCGTAAGAAAACAGTCCGATTGCCCTGTCGGCAAAGGGCCGATGAGGGCTACACTACCAGTGTCTTCTGTGATGAAACAAAGCGGCGGGCTGAAAAAAAGCACTGGTAACAGCCCGACGCTGTCTCCTACCAACTTGTGGCGGCGGATATCTCCAGACCATGCATTATCTGGGCAGAGAAGTCCTGGAGCTGTAAACTATAAAG GGAAAGGGCGTTTTGGTTCTAATGTGATTCGACGGACAGCATCTTTGGACACATTGTATCAAAAAGGGCAGTGGTCCAGAGACTACTACTTACATGCAGGCCAGTTGCAAGTCGACAAATCTACTCAA ACTGATGATGGTGGTGGAGCATCAGGTCGGTCCTCCAGAAGTTCAGATGACGACAAATTGGATCGTTTCCGACGCAGCCGCTTACAAAGAGCGCACAAACCAACAGCCTCAGGAGACTCAGCCCAGTCTATGAGCCCTGGATACT GGTCAAGATTCGGCACTGGCAGCGTCCCCCTACGAGCAGCTCGCTCATCAGTGGAAGGGCTCAACCAGGAGATCGAGAAGCTAGTGCTGTACCCGGCAAGTGGCACACAAACTCCACATATTGACCGATTACGTGATAAG GTGACACCAGAAGGTCACCGGGCCCCTCTGGCGGAGCTTCTGAGACGCTCAGTCAACACACAAACACCACATGATCTCTGTCACACCACTCATTCATCag GCGGCAGTGTTTGTTCATCTCCAGATTTAGACGGATCCAAGCTGGGTACATCGCCACAGATCAATCGTTTTCTTGCACGCGAACCACCAGATGGTTGTGAAAAG GTGAATCTGAAAGCGGGCGAAGGCGCGTACTCCGAGCCGCTGCTGGTGCTAAAGCCGGCGGTGGGCGGGTTCACGTTGCGGGTGTCGCAGGGCTCCGCCTTCCAGCCGCTGCAGCCGCCGGAGCCCGAGGCCGAGCCGCACTGA